The Nostoc sp. TCL26-01 sequence ATGAACCACAACATAGATGAATTAATCATATTTGCTCAGGATATTGTATACCAAGATACGAAACACGAGTTGAATAAACTTGAGTTGGCTGTTCTACGGGGGGCTTTACAAGAAAAGACGTATGAGGATATGGCTCAAGAATTGCATAATGCTAAAAGCACTCTGCAAAACGATGTTGGCCCTAAATTATGGAAAAAATTTGAAAAGGCATTTAAAGAAGAAGTTAGTAAGAGTAATATTGGGCAAAAGCTAGAACGGGCATTGGGTAACCAAAAACCACTACAACCATCTTGGGATCTGAAAAACTTAGATTTTCCAAATGGGCCAGTTCCCTTGACTTCTTCTTTTTATGTAGAACGCTACCGCTATATAGAGGGCGACTCTTTTGAATCTATGTGCTACCACGAGATCGCGAAGCCTGGATCGCTAATTCGCATCAAAGCGCCAAAAGAGATGGGCAAAACATCACTGCTGGATAGGATTGTCGATCGCGCGGATAAGCAGCAATATCAAAAAGTTCGTATAAACTTGGCGGAAGTAGAAGAAGCGACGTTTAGCAACCTGAAAAACTTTTTAAGTTGGTTCTGTTATTGTGTCAGTATACAGCTACAGATGTCAGAACAGGTAAACAATTCTAGGAAAGAGGCGTTGATTGACACTCCGACTGACTGTAAAATTTACTTCCAAGAGCATTTTTTAAAGCCCATAAACAGTCCTATAGTTTTAGCTCTTGATGAAGTGGATAGGATTTTCAATTACCCTCAAGTTTCTAATGAATTTTTTAAAATGTTGCGAGTCTGGCATGAGGAGACTAATAATAAACCTATTTGGCGAAATCTGCGATTGGTGGTGGTGCATTCTACCGAAGATTATGGGCCACTAAATATTAATGAATCACCTTTTAATGTTGGCAAGCCAGTGGAGTTAACTGAGTTTACCCCAGAACAGGTTTTAGATTTGGCATTGCGGCATAAACTCGATTGGAACAATGACTCAGTAAAGGTTCTCATGGCAATGGTGGGAGGACACCCCTATTTAGTGAGATTGGCGTTTTATCACCTTGCTCAACCAGGGGGGAATTTAGAACATTTCTTGCAAAATGCTCCTACTAATGACGGAATTTATAGAAATCATTTATTCCGTTACCTGAATATTCTGGAAAAAAACAAAGAGCTAGGTGCAGCGTTTAAACAAGTTGTTACCGCAACTAAAGCAGTGGAATTGGGTAGAAAGCAAAGGTATAAATTATATAGTATGGGGCTAACAAATAGACTAGATAATCCGTTGATGCCCCGCTGCGAGTTATACAGAATGTATTTTCGAGAGCAGATGGGGAATAAAAAATCCCTTTTTTTCTAGTACTATCAAAAATTATTACTTAACTTATCCCTCTTCTGTCACTCTCCGAAAACAAAAATCGAAGGCAACTTTTAAAACTCTGACTCGGATTAGGTTTGTGGCTTTATTTTCTAATATGACGGATACAATCATTGCTTTAAACTAAAACTATTATCTGGTAAGGGTTACATCTTTTTATCTACGGAAAGTGACAGAAGAGGGTTATGTCAGATTACAGCTATTACAAAGTGGGAGGGAGTTTAAGTTACGATGATTCCTCCTATGTAAAGCGGCAAGCAGATGAAAAACTCTATCAATGGTTGAAAGAGGGAAATGTTTGTTATGTGTTCAACTGCCGACAGATGGGGAAGTCTAGCTTGCGTGTACAAACAATGAACAGGTTGGGGAAAGAAGGCATAAGGTGTGCCTCAATTGATATGTCAATCATAGATAAACATCCTAATAATTTTTATAAAGATATAGTTAATAATTTGGTGGATGGGTTTGATCTTTGGGACTCGCCTACTTGGTCTGTCTGGCATCAGCAGCATCAGGGAGAATGGCGAATGCAGGATTTGATTCCGTTTGTCGAAAAGGTGTTGATGGTGACCAGAGCGCAAAAAACTATCATTTTTATTGACGAAATTGATAGCTTAGTCAACGTAAAATTTAAAAACGAATTTTTGAATTTTATTCGTGCTTGCAATAATAAACGTGCAGATAATCCAGAATACCAGCATATAACATTTTGTCTGCTTGGAGTTGTAACTCCTTCAGATTTAACAGATAGAAATGGTACACCATTTAACATTGGTAGATCCATTGAACTAACTGGGTTTAAGTTTGAGGAAGCTAGAGAATCATTAACTAGAGGATTGGTTCACAAGGTAGACAACCCCGAAAAGGTTTTAAAAGAAGTGTTGCATTGGACTGATGGACAACCGTTTCTCACTCAAAAGTTATGTAACCTAATTTTTGAAAATGCCAAAGATCGCAAACCAAATATCAAAGATTTAGTTCAAGAGTACATCATTAATGATTGGGAGATCCAAGATGACCCTGAGCATCTGAGAACGATTAAAAATCGTCTTCTTGATGATAATCAAACCGCCTATAAGCTATTAAAATTATATAATAAAATCCTGGATAATGGTGAGATTGATGCTTCTGACAATAGTGAGCAGATGAAATTACGTTTATCAGGGTTGGTAGTAAAACAACAACAAAAAATTAGGGTATATAACCCCATATATAAAGAGGTTTTTAGCAAAGAATGGGTTAACAATAAATTCCGCACAGAACTAGGTTTTTTGAGTTTTTTAAAGAGCAATTGCACCAAGTATACTGTCTTGATTCCTGTAGCAATACTGTTAGCAATAATTAGTGCTATATCACTGATTATCTCTTATAATATTATAGAAAGTGAAGCTTGGGATGCCAGCTTTAATCCAAATAATTTAGGAGTTATAATTGAATTTTTCCGCACTTGTATATTGTTATTAATTGCACTGATTATAATTGGAAATTTATTTAATAAAGAAGCTGAAAATTATATTGATTCTGTAATTTTTACTGACAGACGTAGACTTACATTAATCATCGGAACTCTAATTTTAATAATTATAGTTATTCAACATTTTTACATCGGACCTACTGAATTATGTAAAGAACATAATTTAAGTGAAAATAAATATTTTCACGAGTGTTTACTCCCCTATATATGGTATTTACCTTGCTCTCTTATTAACTACCTTTGTATAGGCATTCCATTAGGTAGTTTATACATTCATGTTGCTATAGAAGATTGTAGAGAATTAAGAGAAAAACGCCTAAGTCATAATAATTTTATTAATAAAAATAAATCAGAAGTAACCAATATAGAACAATACTTACATAAAGCACAAGAACAAGTACGTATATTGTACAAGCATTTTTATAATCAAACTAAACGTCATATAAATGTGGTTGCAATGATGATTTTTATTGTTAGTCTTGACGTGCTATTTTTAAATGGTACTTTATCAAAAAGTGGTTATATTTGGGTACGATTTTTTTATATGTTTTGGTTTGTCGCCCCTATACTTATAACAGTTTATTTTACATTATCTGAATACGAAAAAATTGTAGAAACAACAATTAACTTTTTTTTAGATTACGGCATTGATGAGACTCTAATTATTGAAACCAAATATAAGAGCTTTAATTTGCTGAATGAAATTATAATATCAAATATTTTCCTGCGTATAGTTATCGTAGTTTTACCTATTTTATATCATTTTTTCTACAAAAAATAGAAGAATTTTCAACTGCACAAAATAATTAAAAGAAAAGTTACAAAATATGAATTAGGAAACTAAAGGAGAATACAGAATAATAAGTATTGTGGGTCGCTACAGATACGAATATTTAATTCATCCCATATTCAGGGCAATTTTTTAGAGAAATGACATGAAATGCGGAAGCTGATAATCGCCAACAGAACTCCGCTAATTACATCAGGAATATAATGTTGTTTAATTAACAATGTAGATAAAATAATTAACAATACAAAAATCCCTATTATCCATTTGAACTTTGGTAAAACTTGAACCCAGTAGAAAAAAGATAGAATGGATAGGGCATTATGTAGACTAGGAAAGCAATTATAAGGGTGATCTTTTGAGTAAATATATAATACTAATTTAGAAAAAACATCTATATTTGTAATTTCAGGACGTAGGATATATGTTTGATAAAAAAAGTAAGTTAGATAGGCTATTAATAGACAAAAAATAAACGCAATAGATATACTTCGATAAAGATTAGTAAAACCAACAAAATATATTAAAGTAATTATTAAAAACGGAATATACAGAATATAAGGGATACTAAAAATTGGAACAAATGGAATAGTGTCATCGATTGCAAACTTAATAATATGAGCATTCTCGCCCCTTTGATTAAGTATAGGATATATAAGAAACATAGCTATTAATATAAATCCACAAGTGATTTTATTAATCATTGGTTTATTGTAAATCATAGTCCTTACAAAATTAGATTTTTTGACAAGAATCTGTGATGAGCGGAGAAATACTGGTTCAATACATACGTGTACCAAACTGCCTAATCTTCTATAAAGTTATTGAGAGGTTGAGCCGAGATTTGTGCTCAAACGGAAATAGCGCCTTAAAACCAAAGCTATGTCAGAGTTTGAGAACTTCGTGACTCCTTATAGGACTTAGAGGTGTCAGTTCTCACTCGTTCCAAAGGAGTGGGCTAACAAAAATGTATAAGGCGGGTGTGCCGCTCGCTGCCAACACTGCAAAAGCGATCTTCGCACCTAATAGGGTAGCTCTAGCTATTATCGCGCAAGAAGGGGAAACAACTCAAGATATCTAGACTTCTAGGTATCTTTTTATATTGATATCTAAATATCTAGACAGTTAGAGTTAATATCTGTATGCTCTGGTATATCGAATTGGGGGTTTAACCCATGCGAACCTGCTCATCCATCTCCCTTTCCGGTGGACAGGGAAAAACAACCACGATCTTCTTTACCTCACTGCTGCTAGCACGACTTGGCTTACGAGTGTTGACTATCGACGCAGATCCACAAGCAAATCTGACTTTTTATTTAAATCACGAGGTAGACCCAAACCAGCCCAGTTTATTTGAAGTGCTAACTGGGCAAGTGACAACAGAAGATGGTATTTACCCTACCACCCATGAAAATCTATTTCTGATCCCAGCGGATAGGGGACTGTTTAAGGTTTCAGATTTCCTCAGTAGCAGTGGTACGGGAGCATTTATCCTCAAACTACGCCTGAAATCTGTAGCCAATATCTTTGATTATGTCCTGATTGACGTGCAACCATCGCGCTCCCAACTGTGCCTAACAGCGGTGGGAACGTCTGATTATGTCATCATCCCCGTCGAAGCCAACGTTAAGGGAACCAACAGCTTAATTGATACCCTGAGCTTCTTAACAGAACAAGCCAACTTAATGGCATTTACAGGGAGAGTATTAGGGATAGTTCCTTTTCGCGATCGCTGGGTAGGAAATACCCAAACCCTAGAAGGCAGGCAAAATATTGAAGCGATGCGAGAGTTTGCTCAAGACATCCCAATTTTGCCGAGCATCCGCGAGTCTGAGAAGTTTAAGAGTGCAATCCGACAAGGCAAGTTGTTGTCAGACCTGGGGCAATCCGACCTGCAATATCCGTTTGAGCAAATTATTGAGGCGTTAACTCATGAGTGATGCACTAGAGCGATTGAAACAGCGAAGCCGTCCTTCTGTCAAAAGTCGAGATACTTCGTTATATTCTGGAAGTCCAGATACCTCGATATCTAGAAACCAAGAACATCAGATACCTGAAAATACCGAAAATCAGGCTACTGTATCTAAACAGCCGTTGCAAACAAAGCAGAGTACGCTGCGGTTGGAGCAGGGAGTAAGCTCACGCCTACAAGAGGTGTGTCGGGAGAACGGCATTTGTCGAGAGGTTCTGATTGAAGCCATGTTTGAGTTTTGTGAGGCAAATCCAGAATTTCTCAGTACAGTGTTATCTGAAGCGATAACGAAGAATGAGTACAGGCAACAAGTAGCAAATATGCGACGGGCGAAGTCGATGATGCAAAAGTTCTCTTAGCGCATTCTTTTCAAAGCAGGGACATGAATAACAATCGATGCTGTTGGCATTAGCTTGATTTGTAATTTGTAATTTAATGGATATCAACCAACAAAAAGAACAATTTAGCATCACCTATATTAGAGCCATCGCCGCCGTTGCAGGTTATTCTTTATATAGACCAGAAGTTGATAACGACAGCGTAGATTTAGGCATAGTTAGCAGAGGCGGTACAGGTAAAATCCTTTCCCCTAGACTAGAACTACAACTAAAATGTACAGCTAGAGATATTCTTGAGGAAAACTATATTAAATATCCCCTCAATCTCAAAAATTATAATGATTTAAAAATCAATGCCCTTGTCCCTCGAATTTTAGTAGTCGTTTTAGTTCCAGAAAAGATAACAGACTGGTTAAAGCAAACCGAAGATGAACTTTGTATTAGACATTGTGGTTACTGGGTATCTTTGCGCGAAATGCCAGACACCGAAAATCTAACCAATGTTACTATTGAAATACCCCGTAGTAATCAGTTGACACCCCTATCACTCCAATCCATCATTCAACGCATTAGTTTTGGAGATTTACCATGAAAGTTACTATCAAAGATAGTGAAATACTCAAAACTGTTAACCCCAATGTAATACAGGCACATTTGCAAGCAACAGGCTGGCATGAAACCGGACGTATATATAATAATGCCGGGGCAATTTGGCGACTGAAAAAAGATGCCGTTCCTGAATATGAAATCCTGCTACCTCTCCAACATGAATTAGGAGATTATGCCGAAAGAATCAGCGATATCTTAAAAACATTGGAGACAGTAGAAAATCGTGACCAAGTTGATATATTAAGCGAATTTATTACCAATTATCCCAACTTCACCATGCAAGGTGTAGTCATGCAAATTGCCACTCCACTAATTGATAAATTGAGTGGAGAAATTACTTTACTAGGTGAAGTTTTTGATAAATTACGAGAAATCAAAACAGAACTTGCAGGTCATGATTATATCTTAGCCATTAAAGCCTATCAGGAACGTTTACCAATTCACTGCACAGGTGATTTAGTAAAAGTTGACAATCATTTTATCCTGAAAAATCCCCATAATTTTCAAATTGACAATATCTAAATCCGGCGGGTCAAGATTTTGAGCTTTTTTCTAGATAAGTTCTGATATTGAGTCGCTCATCTGCTTTTGCAAGCGCTGGCGGTTATCATCATATTTCAAAACCGTCTGCACTTGGGCGTGCCTGCTGAAGCGCTGGGTAGCACGGTAGTTGCCATTATTCAGATCCAATACTGTAGTAATCGCACTGTGGCGAACACGATGCGGTGACATCTTCTTAGTAATTCCGGCTTGCTTGCATAGCCCATCCACCAGTCGCCTGATTGCCTCCCCGGTTAATCTCGCTCCATTTTTGTGATAGGCCAGCACGGTGAAAAGCGGTTCATTGCTACGTTTCTTTTTACTGGCTTTTATCCAACTGGCGATTGCGTCGGTGGTTCTGTCCGATAAATCAAGAACTTCCTTCTGGCTACCCTTGCCTTTACCCAGGATGAAGAGAGTTTTTTCCTTGGCGTTAAAGTCAAGCACATTCAAATTGACTATCTCATTCCGGCGCAAGGCATTATCCCAGAGTAACCGCAGTAGTGCATAATCGCGCTTACCCTTTAGGGTGTTCTGATCAACCAGCGCTATGACTTGGGCATAGTCCTCGGCTGGAATACCCATTGTGTCACGGTAGGTTTCGACCTTCTCACCTTTGACATCATCCAGGGAGAAATTGCAGACTCCCAGCCGTCGCCCCATCTCAACCATTGACTTGATAGCACTAAGGCGACGATTCACCGTAGCTTCAGCCAGTTTTTTCTTAATCAGGTGCGCCTTGTACTTGAGAACCACAGCGACGGCATGACGCTGTTCTAGGTGAAGGAATTCCAAAACCAAATCCCGGCTGGGTTCTTTCTTAGCAACGAAATTGAAAAAATCTTTCAGGTCTTTTTGGTATTCGCGCTTAGTGTTGGGCGATCGCTTATCCCCAATCAGCTGCTGAATCACATCGGGGTCATTCTCTAAAGAAAAATCTTCTCCGATCGCCAACGCCAGCGAGTTTTCTAGAACACTAAGGTTTTCAGGGTGGATCGGTGTCATTGGTTAGTCAGCAGCACAGGGGCAGTGTCAGTTTAATGCTATTTCAACATCTTAGTTGTTACGAGCGTGTTTATTACTGCCAGTGGTGCGAAAAGAGGCATTGTCGCACTATGTGTTAAAGCTGACAGAGATGGGGTTGGGGGAGTAATTGTCAGATGATTGACAGTTAGGTCGGGCGATGAAGCGAGATTTTGTTCTATGACTGTGTAAGGGCTGACTCATAAGTACGTGATCTGACGGTCAACGAACACCACTATCCATCTAGAGGGTTTATGGTGTAAGAGCGCGTGTTGAACAGAGGTAGGGATGAAAATTGTTGATAGCAATATTGCTATCGGTATTGTCTATACTTCTTCTATACTCCGGTAGATAAATCGTGGCAAGAGAGCGAGTGATATCAGCAGTGCTTCATTGTCTCTAATCAACGCGAGAGAGAAATCCTCTACTCCTATATCAAACAAGGGTTTTAGTCATGTTCTATCATACTACAAGCTCAGATTTTGTACTACTTGTCCCTCATGACACGCTTGCTAGATTTACCCCGTAAAATTAAATTAGGATTTATTTCTACAAGTATGCAATCAGCTTAACAAAATCATTCAGATTGCATAAATTTGATTTAACACAACCGAGGACAAAGCGATGACCATTATCACAATAGATGATGAACTAATTAATGAAATTATCGCAGTCACTCACTATGAAAATCCACAGGAAGCGGTCATTAAAATATTATCCAATTACTTGCAGCAACAAAAAAAAGAACTGCCTTTATTTGAGCGACTACGTTTTATAGACGATGAATCTGCCGAAGATGATATTGCATCATTGTTTGAACGTGATAGAGACACAGGCAGGAATTTTGAACTATGACTTATCTAATAGACACCTGTGTAATGTCTGAGTTTGTTAAAAAAGCTCCCAACCCCCAAGTTAGTCAATGGTTTAATCAGCAACCGATTGAAAAACTATTTTTAAGTATTATTACCATCGCTGAAATAAAAAAAGGGATTTATAAAATCCAAGACTCACAACCTGAACGATATCAAAAACTTAAAATATGGCTGCAAAAAGTAGAAATTGAATTTTCTTCTCATGTTTTACCAATCAACGATGATATTTTAGATAATTGGGCGAAATTTTCTGCAAATGCCGAATTGAAAGGTAAAAAATTAGCCGTAATGGATAGTTTGATTGCCGCAACAGCACATCATCATAAATTAACTTTAGTTACCCGCAATGTTGATGATTTTAAACTGACACCAGTTAAAATTATGAATCCTTACAGTCTTGAGTGAATTATGACCACCCAACCCGAAGCCGAACTAGAAGAATCCTTAATCGCCCAACTGCAAGGCATGAAATATGCAAGGGTTAAGATTAAAGACCAAGCGGCAATGTTAGCAAACTTCAAACAACAGCTAGAAATCCATAACGGTAACATCACCCTAACCAAACCAGAATTTGAACTCATCCTCAACCACAGTTTTTTGTAATTAGTGTCATAAATATTAAAATGGATTTTTCCCGTCCCAATCCCAATTAAAATGCTTAAACCGTTTGGGATTCTGAGCGGTGTAACGAACACTGTTTGGTGATGTCTATCCAGTCCCCAAGCTCTTTACTGAACCTCTTGGCAATCGCTACAAAGGATTTGAGTTAAAGATACAGTAGTTACAGATAAATTATCGGTAACTAGGATGAGTAAACTGTAGAGTAACCGATGAACCAGGCACAGCAGTCCGCCCCAGACACTCCGCTTACCACCCGTTCTCCCCCACTTTCTTTAGGCGATTTACATTAATCTTCAAAATTGATTGGTTTACCGTTGAAGTGCTGGTAAATGCGTTCAGGGTGCATCCAGTTTGGCAGTGTCCTTTCTTCATCTTCTAAGTTATTGCCGTTCTCATCAACTAGACCATAACGGACAACTACCCTAGATAGTGGTGTTTCACCATTAGCCGAGAATTTCTCTAATAGAATCGTGCCTGATTTCCGTGCGGCTGCCGTTCCTTCTGGGAATGATTCATTGGTGGCATTATGGGTAATTCCTAACAAGTATTCCTTGGCTTTGCGGGTGTCGGTGAGGGACATTTTGAAGAAAGCGATCGCCGTATCACCACAAAGTGATTTTAAGTTGGTAAATTCATCTACTATCACCTGCTGCTTTTTGGTGGGTTTCTGCTTAATCCGTTGCAGCCATCTATCACAGCAATCTTCAAAAGCTGTGCTGATTTCATCCTCTGATTCGGCTTTGCTAGTGGCTTCTAGTAATTGCCATACATCGGCATTGTCACCTGTGGCGTGACGGTCGATTAATTGATGAATTGGGGCATCAAGGCAGTATTTTCTGATGAGGGCTATTGCTCCGGCTGTATATGTCTTGCCTGACCCTTGATTACCTATGAGCCACAATGGTTTGAGTGAATTAATAATTTTCCACAGATAACCATCCTCATGATTTTTCAGGGCATTGATGAGGGTATCTTTTAGCTGTTCACTGGGGGAATGGGTACTGGAAGAGTGTTCATCCTGGGGAGTGCTAGACAACTTACTCAGCTTTTTATTTGTTTCCGCTACGTGTAACTTATTGTCAACAATAACCTTGTCCATCTCTGATATCTGCAACTCATGGTTTTTGAGTGATAACTCACCCTGTAATTGACCATTGATGTGGTCTAATTGCATTTCACCTGGGGATTTCATAGCTTCTATGGTTTCAGCAGTTTGTCGGGCGATGGCTTGCTTGGTTATCTCAGATTGCTGTTGTTTACTAAACTGGGTTAGGTCAATGTGATTGCTAACAATAATGTCATTCTCCAGTGCTTTGATTTTGAGCAGGGCAAATTGGCTATGAATCGCTTTCTCTTGCTTGTCAGTAAGTGATCTACTGGTAGCATAAGCAGCGAGTAGGGCAATACTCCCACCAATCCCAAATAGGTAAGCGGTGCTGTCTTCTGGTGGTAAAACTCTCAGCACTC is a genomic window containing:
- a CDS encoding AAA-like domain-containing protein gives rise to the protein MNHNIDELIIFAQDIVYQDTKHELNKLELAVLRGALQEKTYEDMAQELHNAKSTLQNDVGPKLWKKFEKAFKEEVSKSNIGQKLERALGNQKPLQPSWDLKNLDFPNGPVPLTSSFYVERYRYIEGDSFESMCYHEIAKPGSLIRIKAPKEMGKTSLLDRIVDRADKQQYQKVRINLAEVEEATFSNLKNFLSWFCYCVSIQLQMSEQVNNSRKEALIDTPTDCKIYFQEHFLKPINSPIVLALDEVDRIFNYPQVSNEFFKMLRVWHEETNNKPIWRNLRLVVVHSTEDYGPLNINESPFNVGKPVELTEFTPEQVLDLALRHKLDWNNDSVKVLMAMVGGHPYLVRLAFYHLAQPGGNLEHFLQNAPTNDGIYRNHLFRYLNILEKNKELGAAFKQVVTATKAVELGRKQRYKLYSMGLTNRLDNPLMPRCELYRMYFREQMGNKKSLFF
- a CDS encoding AAA-like domain-containing protein; translation: MSDYSYYKVGGSLSYDDSSYVKRQADEKLYQWLKEGNVCYVFNCRQMGKSSLRVQTMNRLGKEGIRCASIDMSIIDKHPNNFYKDIVNNLVDGFDLWDSPTWSVWHQQHQGEWRMQDLIPFVEKVLMVTRAQKTIIFIDEIDSLVNVKFKNEFLNFIRACNNKRADNPEYQHITFCLLGVVTPSDLTDRNGTPFNIGRSIELTGFKFEEARESLTRGLVHKVDNPEKVLKEVLHWTDGQPFLTQKLCNLIFENAKDRKPNIKDLVQEYIINDWEIQDDPEHLRTIKNRLLDDNQTAYKLLKLYNKILDNGEIDASDNSEQMKLRLSGLVVKQQQKIRVYNPIYKEVFSKEWVNNKFRTELGFLSFLKSNCTKYTVLIPVAILLAIISAISLIISYNIIESEAWDASFNPNNLGVIIEFFRTCILLLIALIIIGNLFNKEAENYIDSVIFTDRRRLTLIIGTLILIIIVIQHFYIGPTELCKEHNLSENKYFHECLLPYIWYLPCSLINYLCIGIPLGSLYIHVAIEDCRELREKRLSHNNFINKNKSEVTNIEQYLHKAQEQVRILYKHFYNQTKRHINVVAMMIFIVSLDVLFLNGTLSKSGYIWVRFFYMFWFVAPILITVYFTLSEYEKIVETTINFFLDYGIDETLIIETKYKSFNLLNEIIISNIFLRIVIVVLPILYHFFYKK
- a CDS encoding phosphatase PAP2 family protein, giving the protein MIYNKPMINKITCGFILIAMFLIYPILNQRGENAHIIKFAIDDTIPFVPIFSIPYILYIPFLIITLIYFVGFTNLYRSISIAFIFCLLIAYLTYFFYQTYILRPEITNIDVFSKLVLYIYSKDHPYNCFPSLHNALSILSFFYWVQVLPKFKWIIGIFVLLIILSTLLIKQHYIPDVISGVLLAIISFRISCHFSKKLP
- a CDS encoding ParA family protein — translated: MRTCSSISLSGGQGKTTTIFFTSLLLARLGLRVLTIDADPQANLTFYLNHEVDPNQPSLFEVLTGQVTTEDGIYPTTHENLFLIPADRGLFKVSDFLSSSGTGAFILKLRLKSVANIFDYVLIDVQPSRSQLCLTAVGTSDYVIIPVEANVKGTNSLIDTLSFLTEQANLMAFTGRVLGIVPFRDRWVGNTQTLEGRQNIEAMREFAQDIPILPSIRESEKFKSAIRQGKLLSDLGQSDLQYPFEQIIEALTHE
- a CDS encoding DUF4365 domain-containing protein, whose protein sequence is MDINQQKEQFSITYIRAIAAVAGYSLYRPEVDNDSVDLGIVSRGGTGKILSPRLELQLKCTARDILEENYIKYPLNLKNYNDLKINALVPRILVVVLVPEKITDWLKQTEDELCIRHCGYWVSLREMPDTENLTNVTIEIPRSNQLTPLSLQSIIQRISFGDLP
- a CDS encoding tyrosine-type recombinase/integrase, which encodes MTPIHPENLSVLENSLALAIGEDFSLENDPDVIQQLIGDKRSPNTKREYQKDLKDFFNFVAKKEPSRDLVLEFLHLEQRHAVAVVLKYKAHLIKKKLAEATVNRRLSAIKSMVEMGRRLGVCNFSLDDVKGEKVETYRDTMGIPAEDYAQVIALVDQNTLKGKRDYALLRLLWDNALRRNEIVNLNVLDFNAKEKTLFILGKGKGSQKEVLDLSDRTTDAIASWIKASKKKRSNEPLFTVLAYHKNGARLTGEAIRRLVDGLCKQAGITKKMSPHRVRHSAITTVLDLNNGNYRATQRFSRHAQVQTVLKYDDNRQRLQKQMSDSISELI
- a CDS encoding type II toxin-antitoxin system VapB family antitoxin, which encodes MTIITIDDELINEIIAVTHYENPQEAVIKILSNYLQQQKKELPLFERLRFIDDESAEDDIASLFERDRDTGRNFEL
- a CDS encoding type II toxin-antitoxin system VapC family toxin, encoding MTYLIDTCVMSEFVKKAPNPQVSQWFNQQPIEKLFLSIITIAEIKKGIYKIQDSQPERYQKLKIWLQKVEIEFSSHVLPINDDILDNWAKFSANAELKGKKLAVMDSLIAATAHHHKLTLVTRNVDDFKLTPVKIMNPYSLE